One region of Salvia miltiorrhiza cultivar Shanhuang (shh) chromosome 3, IMPLAD_Smil_shh, whole genome shotgun sequence genomic DNA includes:
- the LOC131018558 gene encoding uncharacterized protein LOC131018558 produces MNSSSSVHADGDTNENDNEKESSSCWPLWKYVEKQSKIGKGGGNTKFKCMYCKNVYTGSYSRLRNHLLKNSGMGITICHKATVANVLEMSKMEEQASSKRDAVKIKDIPLPRSVCDSVGSFSVTMTEVEPSSFKLEGYDPLKKRKIVDGPLGKAFNAQAREILDGEIARMFYSAGLPFNLAKNPHFIKSYSLAANSNVAGYNPPGYNALRTKLLKNERSHLQTLLEATKSTWKSKGVTIVCDGWTDPQRRPLINFMAINEGGPMFIRAVNCQGEYKDKFFIATLIKDVITEVGVPNVVQVITDNAPVCKAAGMLVEQAYPSVFWTPCVVHTLNLALKNICAAKNTESNEITYAECRWISEIAVSAVMIRNFIMNHSV; encoded by the exons ATGAATTCTTCAAGTTCTGTTCATGCTGATGGTGATACAAATGAAAATGATAATGAGAAGGAGAGTTCTAGTTGTTGGCCTTTGTGGAAATATGTAGAGAAGCAATCGAAAATTGGTAAAGGGGGTGgaaatacaaaatttaaatgTATGTATTGTAAAAATGTGTATACTGGGTCTTACTCAAGATTGAGGAATCATTTGTTGAAAAATTCTGGTATGGGAATTACCATATGCCATAAAGCTACTGTTGCCAATGTACTTGAGATGTCAAAAATGGAAGAACAAGCTTCTAGCAAGAGAGATGCAGTTAAAATTAAAGATATACCTTTGCCTCGCTCAGTTTGTGATAGTGTTGGGTCTTTTTCTGTAACAATGACTGAAGTAGAGCCCTCCTCATTTAAGTTAGAAGGTTATGATCCTTTGAAAAAGAGGAAGATTGTTGATGGTCCTCTAGGAAAAGCTTTCAATGCACAAGCTCGTGAGATATTAGATGGTGAGATTGCAAGGATGTTCTACTCAGCTGGGCTTCCTTTTAACCTCGCTAAAAATCCACACTTTATTAAGTCTTACAGTTTGGCTGCCAATAGTAATGTTGCAGGTTATAACCCTCCAGGTTACAATGCTCTAAGAACCAAGTTATTGAAAAATGAGAGGTCACATCTTCAAACTTTGCTTGAAGCTACTAAAAGCACATGGAAGTCGAAGGGAGTAACCATAGTATGTGATGGTTGGACAGACCCTCAAAGAAGGCCTCTAATCAATTTTATGGCCATAAATGAAGGTGGACCAATGTTTATTCGCGCGGTAAACTGTCAAGGTGAGTATAAAGATAAATTTTTTATCGCTACTTTGATCAAGGATGTCATAACAGAGGTTGGTGTCCCTAATGTTGTCCAAGTTATAACAGATAACGCCCCCGTTTGTAAAGCTGCTGGAATGTTAGTTGAACAAGCATATCCTAGTGTATTTTGGACTCCTTGTGTTGTGCATACACTTAATCTTGCTTTAAAGAATATTTGTGCTGCAAAAAATACCGAGTCAAATGAAATCACATATGCGGAATGTCGTTGGATAAGTGAGATTGCTGTTAGTGCTGTTATGATTAGGAACTTCATAATGAATCATTCC GTTTAG
- the LOC131018555 gene encoding glutathione S-transferase T3-like, with protein MDREFDEYLEQQGGTRLRMMGFAPFSQASNVLATGNVPTPTANANVQEEPEEVKPKAKGTRAAYSSEESELVAILWAEATHNPVLGTSQKLLQYWGAIVEKFNALNTSGAPPRKPDHLKSHFARVQKETKFFEGFYNTCKDNWGSGMSDDQIFQQAQTMFEANFKKQFSYVKAWKVLRECQIFTSQAGDVHSAKKSKGSDGGATTTSLEPSVTARPQGQKAAKRDKGKAKKGEGSSGGGSTFSDALEKVAESMREHALKTGEIAEVGPTPKTPL; from the exons ATGGATCGTGAATTCGATGAATACCTCGAGCAACAAGGCGGAACGAGGCTTCGaatgatggggtttgctccaTTTTCACAAGCCTCCAATGTCTTGGCTACGGGAAATGTTCCTACGCCGACAGCGAACGCCAACGTTCAAGAAGAGCCGGAGGAGGTGAAGCCGAAAGCCAAGGGCACCCGCGCTGCATATTCTAGCGAGGAGTCCGAGCTCGTTGCAATATTGTGGGCGGAGGCAACCCACAATCCTGTTTTGGGGACCTCCCaaaagttgctccaatattggggagcaatCGTCGAGAAGTTCAACGCGCTCAATACGTCGGGAGCGCCGCCGCGAAAGCCGGACCATCTCAAGTCCCACTTCGCTCGTGTCCAAAAGGAGACAAAATTCTTCGAGGGCTTCTACAACACTTGCAAGGACAATTGGGGGAGTGGTATGAGCGACGATCAAATCTTCCAACAAGCCCAGACGATGTTCGAGGCAaatttcaagaagcaattctcctacgtcaaagcttggaaagtgcttCGTGAATGCCAAATATTCACGTCGCAAGCCGGGGATGTCCACTCCGCCAAAaagtcgaagggctccgatggtggAGCAACCACTACTTCTTTGGAGCCGAGTGTCACGGCGagaccccaaggccaaaaagcggCAAAGCGAGACAAGGGCAAGGCGAAGAAGGGAGAAGGGTCTTCGGGAGGAGGTTCGACGTTCTCCGACGCCCTCGAGAAAGTGGCCGAAAGCATGAGGGAGCATGCTCTCAAAACGGGGGAAATCGCCGAG gtggggcccactcctaagacacccctctaa
- the LOC131018556 gene encoding dynamin-related protein 4C-like gives MSSSTLVEPLPSMKIREHHRQQEPDESKQSLALVSINGGGGTASSAPLVSSYNDRIRPLIDAVDRLRHLKIMQEGIQLPTIVVVGDQSSGKSSVLESLAGISLPRGQGICTRVPLIMRLQNHQNPQPELSLEFNGKVVPTDEDHIAHAIVVATDEIAGQGKGISNHPLTLVVKKRGVPDLTMVDLPGITRVPVHGQPEDIYEQVSGIIMEYITPEESIILNVLSASVDFSTCESIRISQRVDKTGQRTLAVVTKADRSPEGLLEKVTSDDVNIGLGYICVRNRIGEESYEEARAEEAALFHTHPQLSKISKSMVGVPVLAHKLVQVQAKIIVKCLPEIVRKINEKLSSNVENLNKLPRNMTNVAEAMTAFMHVLGAAKESLRKIMLRGEFNEYPNDKEMHCTARLTEMLNQYSQDLQSLGGAEEPKVAFLVKEMSVLEESKPIGLPNFLPRAAFMTLFQGKVNAISLAPVEFLDKMWSYIEKVVVAVLMQKVENYPQLLSSTRKAAQNLVATNKHKSVAWVTDMVEMEKVSDYTCHPDYSASWNKLMSHQKEFKEVLGDPNRAPRLNNLEFLDQLQKEDEIEEESLANLQDGADIEQEFIDKLQEDEDVEQGFLLALPLEEKFDEVVPLGPQECVDRRSSYDMSVERSPGGPAAAIERDMCTKMLRQMELQWGFG, from the exons ATGTCATCATCTACATTAGTAGAGCCATTGCCCTCGATGAAGATACGCGAACACCATCGCCAACAAGAACCAGACGAATCTAAGCAAAGTTTGGCTCTGGTAAGCATCAATGGTGGTGGTGGAACAGCCTCCTCCGCCCCGCTCGTGTCGTCGTACAACGACAGGATCCGCCCACTGATCGACGCCGTGGACAGGCTGCGCCACCTTAAAATCATGCAGGAAGGCATCCAGCTCCCGACCATCGTCGTCGTCGGCGATCAGTCGTCGGGAAAATCAAGCGTCCTCGAATCCCTCGCCGGAATTAGTCTCCCAAGAGGGCAAGGCATTTGTACGAGAGTCCCTCTCATTATGAGGCTTCAAAATCATCAGAATCCTCAACCGGAGCTCTCCCTGGAGTTCAACGGAAAAGTAGTCCCCACTGATGAGGATCACATCGCCCACGCCATTGTGGTGGCCACCGACGAGATCGCCGGCCAGGGGAAGGGCATCTCCAATCACCCCCTCACACTGGTGGTGAAGAAGAGGGGCGTACCAGATCTCACCATGGTAGATCTCCCCGGAATCACTCGAGTTCCGGTTCACGGCCAGCCGGAAGACATCTACGAGCAGGTTTCCGGTATCATAATGGAGTACATCACGCCGGAGGAGAGCATCATTTTGAATGTGTTATCGGCAAGCGTGGATTTCTCCACGTGCGAGTCCATCAGGATATCTCAGCGCGTCGACAAAACAGGGCAGCGGACTCTCGCCGTCGTGACCAAAGCGGATAGATCGCCGGAGGGTCTCCTCGAGAAGGTGACGTCCGACGACGTCAACATCGGCCTCGGTTACATCTGCGTGAGGAACCGCATCGGTGAAGAGTCATATGAAGAGGCACGTGCTGAGGAGGCTGCTCTTTTCCACACGCATCCTCAGCTCTCCAAGATCAGCAAGTCCATGGTCGGAGTCCCCGTGCTGGCGCACAAGCTGGTTCAGGTGCAGGCAAAGATCATCGTCAAATGCCTGCCGGAAATCGTGAGAAAGATCAACGAGAAGCTGTCGTCGAACGTGGAGAATCTGAACAAGCTGCCTCGGAACATGACCAACGTGGCCGAAGCTATGACGGCGTTCATGCACGTGCTCGGCGCCGCCAAGGAGTCGCTCAGGAAGATCATGCTGAGGGGCGAATTCAACGAGTACCCAAACGACAAAGAGATGCACTGCACGGCTAGGCTCACGGAGATGCTCAACCAATATTCTCAG GATTTGCAATCTCTGGGCGGTGCGGAAGAGCCCAAGGTTGCCTTCCTTGTTAAGGAGATGAGCGTTTTGGAGGAGAGCAAACCCATAGGTTTGCCTAATTTTCTACCCAGGGCTGCTTTCATGACTCTGTTTCAGGGAAAGGTGAATGCCATATCACTGGCACCAGTTGAATTCTTGGACAAGATGTGGAGCTACATCGAGAAGGTGGTGGTTGCTGTGCTGATGCAGAAGGTGGAGAACTACCCGCAGCTGCTCTCCTCCACGAGAAAGGCGGCGCAGAATCTGGTGGCTACCAACAAGCACAAGTCGGTGGCTTGGGTGACTGACATGGTGGAGATGGAGAAGGTAAGCGACTACACCTGCCACCCCGACTACTCCGCCTCGTGGAACAAGCTCATGTCTCACCAGAAGGAGTTCAAGGAGGTCCTCGGGGACCCCAACAGGGCTCCGAGGCTCAACAATTta gaattccttgaTCAGTTACAGAAGGAGGACGAGATTGAGGAGGAATCCCTTGCTAACCTGCAGGATggggctgacattgagcaggagtTTATcgataagctgcaagaggatGAGGATGTAGAGCAGGGCTTTCTGCTTGCCCTGCCACTAGAAGAGAAGTTTGATGAGGTAGTTCCACTCGGTCCCCAAGAATGTGTGGACAGGAGATCATCTTATGATATGAGCGTTGAACGCTCACCTGGAGGGCCCGCAGCTGCGATCGAAAGAGATATGTGTACGAAGATGCTAAGGCAGATGGAGCTTCAATGGGGTTTTGGTTAA
- the LOC131015681 gene encoding probable CCR4-associated factor 1 homolog 11 gives MAVVIRKVWQSNLEAEFGLIKQCSKNLRLASMDTEFPGTVFSLDIPKHRFSTLSPAQQYALMKKNVDALNIIQLGLTLSDASSRCCVWEFNFRDFDSDYDDYNPDSVAFLRSKGINFDLNKRRGINSRSFAAHFLESGLGSGRAWVTFHGLYDFGFLIKILTRAALPDHLHDFMMLLRRYLGVQVYDVKPIARSMALHGGLDAIAKTLFVERAVGKSHQAGSDSLLTMQLFLRFLITRGCCYAPAILALFNCRLYGLTC, from the coding sequence atggcGGTAGTAATACGCAAAGTGTGGCAGAGCAATCTTGAAGCGGAATTTGGTTTGATCAAACAATGCTCCAAGAATTTAAGGTTGGCATCCATGGATACTGAATTTCCGGGCACCGTGTTCAGCCTGGACATCCCGAAGCACCGCTTCTCTACCCTCTCCCCCGCCCAACAGTACGCCTTGATGAAGAAGAATGTGGACGCGCTCAACATCATCCAACTCGGCCTCACCCTCTCCGACGCCTCCTCCCGCTGCTGCGTCTGGGAGTTCAACTTCCGCGACTTCGACTCCGACTACGACGACTACAACCCCGACTCCGTCGCCTTCCTCCGCTCCAAGGGCATCAACTTCGACCTCAACAAGCGCAGGGGCATCAACTCCCGCTCCTTCGCGGCCCACTTCCTCGAATCCGGGCTCGGCTCGGGTCGGGCCTGGGTGACGTTCCACGGCCTCTACGACTTCGGCTTCCTCATCAAGATCCTCACGCGGGCCGCGCTGCCCGACCATCTCCACGACTTCATGATGCTGCTGCGCCGCTATTTGGGGGTGCAGGTGTATGATGTGAAGCCCATTGCGCGCTCCATGGCGCTGCACGGCGGCCTCGACGCCATCGCCAAGACTTTGTTTGTGGAGCGCGCCGTCGGCAAGAGCCACCAGGCCGGCTCCGATAGCCTCCTCACCATGCAGCTCTTCTTGCGCTTCCTCATCACCCGTGGCTGCTGCTATGCTCCTGCCATCTTGGCCCTTTTCAATTGTCGTTTGTACGGATTGACTTGTTGA